A genomic window from Arthrobacter globiformis includes:
- a CDS encoding NAD(P)-binding domain-containing protein: protein MREQRDVVVIGGGQAGLAMSSVLQQRGREHVVLERRRIGERWRTERWDSLRFQFPNWTLQLPGYSFRGSDPGRFAHYSEILRVVEDYAVSTQAPVREHSEVLALTGRGAGEGFEVTLAEGSIHAQRVVIATGPFQRPRIPQLARDLPPSVLQIDPTRYRSPEALPAGAVLMVGSGASGCQIADELLHAGRRVYLSVSRHRRAPRRFRGRDVYWWLEALGRFAQTIDTFPDRQYPPSTVVTGVNGGYDVNVRQLAADGVTVIGRVIGASGRNLAVQANANQVLDEADQAYTGFLSAARQFISTNGIEEWLEQEEAEEPIHLPAVEEVDSLNLAREGITTIIWATGYAYDFDWVKIPVFDNRGRPIQQRGVTPVPGLYFLGLHWMHTFKSGLLSGVGADAEFLAGHMARGSDR, encoded by the coding sequence ATGCGGGAGCAGAGGGACGTCGTTGTCATTGGGGGTGGCCAGGCCGGGCTCGCGATGAGCAGCGTCCTGCAGCAGCGAGGGCGCGAGCATGTCGTCTTGGAGCGTCGGCGAATCGGTGAACGTTGGCGCACCGAAAGATGGGATTCGTTGCGCTTTCAGTTCCCGAACTGGACGCTCCAACTGCCGGGCTACTCGTTCCGGGGAAGCGATCCCGGCCGATTCGCGCACTACAGCGAGATCCTTCGGGTGGTGGAGGACTACGCGGTGAGTACGCAGGCCCCGGTGCGCGAGCATTCCGAGGTTCTCGCCCTCACAGGACGTGGCGCGGGCGAGGGCTTCGAAGTGACACTGGCCGAAGGTTCCATCCACGCGCAACGCGTAGTGATCGCAACGGGGCCGTTCCAACGTCCGCGTATCCCCCAACTGGCCCGTGACCTCCCACCGTCGGTGCTGCAGATCGACCCCACGCGTTACAGGTCACCTGAGGCGTTGCCAGCAGGCGCCGTGCTCATGGTGGGCAGCGGCGCCTCAGGCTGTCAGATCGCCGACGAACTGCTACATGCCGGGCGCCGCGTGTACCTTTCAGTAAGCCGGCACCGGCGCGCACCGAGACGCTTCAGGGGCAGAGACGTCTACTGGTGGCTAGAGGCACTGGGTCGTTTTGCGCAAACAATAGACACCTTTCCCGATCGTCAATACCCACCTTCCACGGTCGTGACCGGTGTGAACGGCGGATACGACGTCAACGTTCGGCAACTGGCCGCGGACGGCGTAACCGTGATCGGCAGGGTCATCGGCGCATCAGGCCGAAACCTCGCTGTCCAAGCCAACGCGAACCAAGTACTCGATGAGGCCGACCAGGCCTACACCGGCTTCTTGTCGGCAGCGCGTCAGTTCATCAGCACCAACGGGATCGAAGAGTGGCTCGAGCAGGAAGAGGCGGAAGAACCGATCCATCTCCCCGCCGTGGAAGAGGTCGACTCGCTGAATCTCGCCAGGGAAGGCATCACCACGATCATCTGGGCGACCGGCTATGCCTACGACTTCGACTGGGTCAAGATCCCGGTGTTCGACAACCGCGGTCGGCCCATCCAACAGCGTGGCGTCACTCCGGTTCCTGGGTTGTACTTCCTCGGGCTGCACTGGATGCACACCTTCAAGTCAGGCCTGCTCTCAGGTGTCGGCGCGGACGCAGAATTTCTCGCCGGTCACATGGCTCGAGGCTCGGACAGGTGA
- a CDS encoding recombinase family protein, translated as MTEQRTDMLEGIQLDRIYTDKASGKDTKRLQLEELLRFSGDGDTLVVHSMDRLAGRHCPGESPEEPPRTQQSTFALGRQRATEEGRRRRTERRLSPRIRLLRVPCP; from the coding sequence ATGACCGAGCAGCGCACAGATATGCTCGAAGGGATCCAGCTGGACAGGATCTACACGGACAAAGCCTCGGGCAAGGACACCAAACGGCTCCAGCTCGAGGAACTCCTTCGCTTCAGCGGGGACGGCGATACCCTCGTCGTGCACAGCATGGACCGCCTCGCAGGAAGGCACTGCCCTGGCGAAAGCCCCGAGGAGCCACCGCGGACGCAGCAAAGCACCTTCGCCCTGGGAAGGCAACGAGCTACGGAAGAGGGTCGCCGCCGGCGAACAGAACGCCGGCTTAGCCCGCGAATACGGCTGCTTAGGGTTCCTTGTCCATGA
- a CDS encoding DUF4839 domain-containing protein codes for MNLNWGLLSGDVFPVTGGEWKVAHGRPTGSNCSPTTSLATWPTVFAAVDLGRPQDETAWFSVHRGRDVFQSRGGENVNMPDLKFTITSAPSYVAEGDKLRFTAEVAEYNPNSCLFFLTPVSTTVRKRHGPR; via the coding sequence ATGAATCTGAACTGGGGGCTGCTATCCGGTGACGTTTTCCCCGTGACGGGCGGCGAGTGGAAGGTCGCCCATGGACGTCCTACCGGTTCGAACTGCTCTCCTACGACGTCGTTGGCGACGTGGCCTACAGTCTTCGCGGCGGTAGACCTGGGTCGCCCGCAGGACGAAACTGCGTGGTTCTCCGTCCACCGGGGCCGAGATGTGTTCCAGTCCCGGGGTGGCGAGAACGTGAACATGCCCGACCTCAAATTCACCATCACGAGCGCTCCGTCCTACGTGGCCGAAGGTGACAAGCTTCGGTTCACCGCCGAGGTTGCCGAGTACAATCCCAACTCGTGCCTGTTCTTCCTCACCCCCGTATCCACCACCGTTCGGAAGAGGCACGGTCCTCGCTAA
- a CDS encoding thiamine pyrophosphate-dependent enzyme: MTCSVQRRGCAVPYAIGAKFGYPDRPVIAFAGDGAMQMNGLAELITIQRYWQEWSDPRLIVAVLHNNDLNHVTWELRAMGGAPAFRESQSFLMWTTPASPQASACKASPSATPTTSALPGRKPSLRTGPPFWMCIPIQMSRRSPRTPHLSKLSTPSRPSKGDESTWGIIKESVKTKAQELLMDKEP; encoded by the coding sequence GTGACTTGCTCGGTCCAACGCAGGGGATGCGCAGTACCGTACGCCATCGGCGCGAAATTCGGATACCCCGACCGGCCCGTGATCGCTTTCGCCGGTGACGGGGCGATGCAGATGAACGGACTCGCCGAGCTGATAACGATCCAGCGGTACTGGCAGGAATGGTCCGATCCCCGGCTCATCGTAGCCGTACTGCACAACAATGACCTGAATCATGTCACCTGGGAACTGCGGGCCATGGGCGGCGCCCCCGCCTTCCGCGAATCGCAGTCCTTCCTGATGTGGACTACGCCCGCTTCGCCTCAAGCCTCGGCCTGCAAGGCATCACCCTCAGCAACCCCGACGACGTCGGCCCTGCCTGGGAGAAAGCCCTCACTGCGGACCGGCCCACCGTTCTGGATGTGCATACCAATCCAGATGTCCCGCCGGTCCCCCCGCACACCACATTTGAGCAAGCTTTCAACACCGTCAAGGCCTTCCAAGGGCGACGAAAGCACCTGGGGCATCATAAAAGAGAGCGTTAAGACCAAAGCGCAGGAACTGCTCATGGACAAGGAACCCTAA
- a CDS encoding DoxX family protein: MGILVVIGRLLFVALFLVSAYGHLTRRKMMAGYAKSRGVPAAEFLVAATGVQMAGGSLMVALGVWPDLGALILFLFLIVTAFWMHSFWKESEPQNRAMERVQFYLALAGAALVMFAAFAALGPGINPGITGPLFTIR; the protein is encoded by the coding sequence ATGGGCATTCTCGTCGTTATCGGGCGGCTGCTTTTTGTGGCGCTGTTTCTGGTATCGGCCTACGGGCACCTCACCAGGCGGAAGATGATGGCCGGTTACGCCAAGAGCCGCGGGGTACCGGCAGCGGAGTTTCTCGTTGCTGCGACGGGCGTCCAGATGGCCGGAGGTTCGCTCATGGTCGCGCTTGGGGTTTGGCCAGACCTCGGTGCGTTGATACTGTTCCTGTTTCTCATAGTGACCGCCTTTTGGATGCACTCCTTCTGGAAGGAAAGTGAACCCCAGAACCGCGCCATGGAACGGGTGCAGTTTTATCTGGCACTGGCCGGCGCCGCACTCGTGATGTTTGCAGCGTTCGCCGCCTTGGGCCCTGGAATTAATCCCGGCATCACGGGCCCACTCTTCACCATCCGCTAA